In Rhodamnia argentea isolate NSW1041297 chromosome 1, ASM2092103v1, whole genome shotgun sequence, the genomic window TTTGTACGACATTCggttgagtgccataactttttttcgcttacttaagtgtcacaaatttgaaaaatcgattAGTTAAGTGCTATTAGCAATTTGCCTCGCTGAAAATCCTAtgtagatgccggaaaatcTAACGTGGCACTACCAGTcaatgttatttatttatttttttatttttttgaaattttttaaatatattttttaaaaattttgaaacttttaattattgatcttttgttttctttttcattttttgccctTGGTGAGCAAGGGTCATTAGCGACCCACGCCAGCCACGAAACCCTCACCCAAGGCCGGCAAGGTCGTGAAGGCCCTCCCCGACGAGGCCATGATGGTTATGGGCAAGGGCCTTCGCGTCCTCGCTAGCCAGGGGCTAGGCGGCCCTTGCGTAGATCCGGCGGGGCCGTGGTACCCTCGTCGGGCAAGgggaaaaatgcaaagaaaaaagaaaaaaataaaagaaaaaatttgaaataaataaataaatattaaaaatatccatgtgtgactgaaaaataaacaaaataatagtaataaaTCCACACATGATGATTTCTGAAaatagcactaaagtgatcgattttactccgatgtggcacttaattgagcgaaaaaaaattatgacggTCAAGTGAACGTCATACGAAATGACACTCCAGGTGAACTTATCTTTAATGGGTATGATAGGATATAAATATATCTAACTTTAAATTCGTAGCTCATCAAATAGTAGATAAGATATGACAAAATCCCAGGATTTCTTATCATGACTAGAAATTCGAACGAGTAAATACAGCCTAATTGTTAGAAGTCATATGCACGCTTTTACATGTTCTTCAAAAAACCTATGATAGATGTCCTTGTGTTTGTCTTCAAACTTGCTGAGGGACGGCGAAATGCAACtgttttctatatatttattgATAGATTGAACAAGTGAAGTCAAAGTCCATTCAACTTAGCAAAAGTTGCAGAAATGAACACAATTAAGATTCAGacattttgaccaaaaagaaagaaagattcagACATAATACTGCAGAAGTCCGTCCTTTTGTTGCGTAAAGGAACTTTGTGGAGCAAATAGTAATCcaaaagagcaaaaagaaaaatcccttTCCTTAAGGAAGGAAGAGAACATGTTACGCAAGTCTAATATATGTACTAAACTAAATGTGCACCGTTGAGATTGGTCAATTCTACGTGGATTCTGTTGGACATGATGATCAAGATCTGGTTTGatgcatatgtttttttttttttttttttttatgatccaggATCCGCTAGTCGTAATCGAGCCCACTCACCACCCAAGATACATATGTTAGGCTCTCTTAATAATATAATTCTCataaagaaaatagataatGATAGAAATGGTCAATAAACTTTTGGGCTAATATGCAATGTGCCCCTTGAGCTttcaatgtgattcttgaactttattCTTATATGTAacgtggtctttgaactttataTTGCTCAACTTTCTTGGAATCCCCAAAAGGGGAGGGAAAACTTATTTATATTCAAGTCCCTCTAATTACagctattgatccaattaattTAGCGGTGGAGATCTAATCTTAAGAAATACCTAGAATACATTGCCCATATTACCATCATGAATATCCATGCCCTAGAAACATCTAGATATGATTCCTATAAATGTCTAAATGTGTACATTTTCTTTGTTGCCGTTGGAAATATCTAAAATAATGGGCCTCCAGAAGTTTCAAGCTTCAGTCTGGGCCTTTGGGCCGTTGGGCCATTTCGTTAATTTATTGGGCTTAGAAATTTTGGTCCATGACGCTAGAGTATAGCTACTAGCCACTTATAAGTTGGcaaaattagggtttcgagGTCTAaaggattttcaattttccgCGCCGTCTCTCTGGAGCACAGGAAACCTATCTTCTCCAGCCATGGCCGTCGGGTGCTCCTCTCCTCTCGCTTTCCCAGCTCGCTCTCGTTGTTCGTGCCTTACTCTGTTCATTTTCTCGGTGAAAATGGGCTAATGTTGTCCCCTTTCTATCTGTTCGGTGCAGGAAGAACAAGAGGATCTCCAAAGGGAAGAAGGGCGGGAAGAAGAAGGCGTGAGTGCTTAATCCCGCCTCGGCTTTGTCTCTGCGtgtgaaattgattcgattctTTTGCCTGTTTTGAGCTGCTGATTCTGCTGTTGTTTGATCTTTTCTCGTTTGGTCTGGCGGTTATAGAGTTGATCCATTCGCGAAGAAGGATTGGTACGATATTAAGGCGCCCTCTGTGTTCACCGTCAAGAATGTGGGCAAAACGCTCGTTTCTCGTACTCAGGGTACAAAGGTACGATTTTTATTGTGCCTTGTCGTAAATTTGTCGGCTGTTGGACGTCTCGTCTTGGTGTTCTGGAATGCTTGGCTGAGTCCTCGTTTTTGCGTCTGAAAATCATTTGAAGATTATTGTAAATGGTGAAGTTTGGCTCAATGCCACGAGATTTTTCTCGTGTAGACATTGTGAGAATAACGTAAGAAAAGTTGATCcgttttcttcctttgttttcatTTGGTACCTTTTGATAAGCAGGCGATGAACCGATTATATTctcttgatataaaaaaaaaaaattggtgtaaGGGACACCTTATAAATGGATTGGActttttcgggaaaaaaatCTGCTCTGGATGTGGACTGGGAATTTGTTGGGTCTGTAAATTTATGCATTAGATGTTTGTATTCTCATTTGAAGTTTGTTCCTGTGAAGTGTTTTTCTCCATGAGCAGGGAACTTGGGTGTAGGTTATATTTCCTTGACTGACTTCCCTTGGAAGCATCAAAGTTTTTTCTTGCTGTTTCGTTCAGCACTTGTCAAGAGCTTGATCAAGTGATATTCTATCCTTACCAAAATGGAAGAGGTCTTAGTTTCGATATCTATCATCCGACCCTGTTATACCTAACCCAAAATATGAAAACAATCTAGAGTGCTTTTGGAAATCTCTGTGGAGCTTCCATGATTGATAAATTGATGTCAAATGGTATAGCACAAGAACATACATGCATCATGCATGATATCCTGTGAGACCAATGAGCCTTATAGATTTGGATTTGCAGTCAACATTTACAGAAGCTGTGGACCTGGCTGTTTGAGTAAAAAGTTCTTGTTAATTAGGGATGTGCACATAGGTGTAGGTTAAGTGACATTGTTTTCTTATTATTGCCCCATTCACTCTGTATCCTTGTAAATGCCTTTTATGGATTTGTATACCTATGTATGTCCATATTGAGTTAAAGAAATGGGATCTACATGTAAGACTTACGGGGCCTATTCTGCAGATTGCTTCAGAAGGTCTCAAGCATCGAGTGTTTGAGATATCACTTGCTGACCTTCAAGGTGATGAGGACCATGCGTACAGGAAGATCCGTTTGAGATCTGAAGATGTCCAGGGTAGAAATGTCCTGACTAATTTCTGGGTAATGTTCACATTTACAGTCGCTCAATTCTGTCCTTGTTCATTTGCATGTTGACTCTCTGTTGACTCACTATCTCGTATGATAAATTAGGGCATGGACTTTACAACTGACAAGCTGAGGTCCTTGGTGAAGAAATGGCAAACTTTGATTGAAGCCCATGTTGATGTCAAGACGACAGATAATTACACATTGAGGATGTTCTGTATTGGCTTCACTAAGAGACGTCCCAACCAAGTCAAGAGGACCTGCTATGCTCAGTCTAGCCAGATTAGACAGGTTATTTTCTAGTATTGAGCTATAACTGACTAGCATAGCTAGAGTTGTAATTCATGCGGCTTTGGGATTCGTCATGAATTCTTCGACATCATTTTATAACTTGGGATCATATTATGTTCTtgttaaaattttgaagaattaCAACATGGGTGATCTGTCTATGTCTTCCCGTAGATAGTATATCTTCAAGTTGGCAACAGTGATTTTAGTCCTCAAGTTCTTGCATCATTCACATATGATTAACTAAGCAgtgacttttaatttgtttctccttttcagATACGTAGGAAGATGAGGGAAATTATGGTAAACCAGGCAACATCTTGCGATTTGAAAGAGTTGGTCCGCAAGTTCATTCCAGAATCAATTGGAAAGGAGATTGAGAAGGCAACATCAAGCATCTATCCCCTACAGAACGTGTTCATCCGGAAAGTGAAGATCTTGAAAGCTCCTAAGTTTGACCTTGGGAAGTTGATGGAGGTATGTTCCTTGTTGGAGCACCtataaaaaatgttaaatgttgaAGTATGCATGAATCTCGAATGGCAGACAAATCTTTTTACTTTTGCCATCTTTAGTATGTGCTGCACTTAAAAGTTATTCCATTAAAGAATTTGGGAATCTGGATCTTTCTCTGAAGTAAGAGTAAAATTGGTGATAATTTACCCGTGCCAACTAGAACAGAGATGATTTTGCAGCTTGGTTTTCTTA contains:
- the LOC115750320 gene encoding 40S ribosomal protein S3a-like, which translates into the protein MAVGKNKRISKGKKGGKKKAVDPFAKKDWYDIKAPSVFTVKNVGKTLVSRTQGTKIASEGLKHRVFEISLADLQGDEDHAYRKIRLRSEDVQGRNVLTNFWGMDFTTDKLRSLVKKWQTLIEAHVDVKTTDNYTLRMFCIGFTKRRPNQVKRTCYAQSSQIRQIRRKMREIMVNQATSCDLKELVRKFIPESIGKEIEKATSSIYPLQNVFIRKVKILKAPKFDLGKLMEVHGDYSEDVGVKLDRPADETMAEVPTEVIGA